In Physeter macrocephalus isolate SW-GA unplaced genomic scaffold, ASM283717v5 random_919, whole genome shotgun sequence, the sequence gtatttgtattattaCATCTTCTGTTCAGAGTCCTGATAAAAACTGTAACCACAGCTCACAACATTATCAAACAAGCTTCTTACGGGAACCCCGAAAGATTTACTTTTAAAGAAGAGGTGATAATATAGTGCAAACAACAGTCATATGTCATAATGTAACAACTGAGTTAAAACATTTAGAACTAAGTTTCAACAGGACATAATTCAACTCAATAGACGttacatattttctttcctttaaaatggtTGTTTTCATAGCCTCCAGAATTGGTTTTACATGGTAGTCTATAACTGTTACTTCTTTGTAATGAAAAGTATCAACAATAATTAATTGTTCAACCACTTGCATCATAAACATTAACTCTAATAATATATGTGAAACTTAAGTTCTTCAGATTTAGAGCAATTCTGTGAAATTAACCCTGTTGGATAGTAGAAAGGAGTCATCAGTGCTTCTGTTGAAACTTCTGTACCTTagtaagaataataaaaaggCCACAAGGTAAAAAGGCACATAGAATTCTgtagaaaatatacttaaatgaATCAGAGAGTTGCTAAATAAAGAacaaggatgtgaaaaaaagTACCAAAATTCCAATATTGGGAGTTAGATTTCTTGTTTCAGTGTTATTAATATTGACCTTAATAGACTCCTGATAAaaatcattacttttaaaatcctacaaaaagtaaaactttgtTGGAAATAACTGTTCACTTCCTgttcaaacaataaaaataaattaaacagtacgaaaacatttcttttcagttcaTAGTGTCTGAAGTATAAGAGAAACATTTACAGCATAAATAAAATTCACTGTAATTACCCAAATTCTTGCTTATAGGACTAATATATTTACACTCATACTGAAGTTTGTTTCAGAGTTTTTAGTCGAGTTGCAAACTTTCTCAGCCACAGTGAACTATGAGCAATCATATTTGGAAACGTATAGAGACAAGCCAAGACTTTCACAAAAATgctgaaaaacagaaatgcataTATTCAAAACTATACCCTTAGAATAGTGTAGAGTACCTTTTATGCTTCTTAACCTTACCAATGCCCGTGgagtaaaagtaaacaaaaagaatTGTATTGTTTCTAACGCTCTGTAGTGATATTTAATTTTCTACCTTAagtgtatacatttttaatttagaaaactatttaTCAAGTTCCATTTGATCTTAGAATTATGTTAAGTCAACCAAATGATACACTTTGACTTCTTGATATATTTCATCTTGTTCCTCTGTCTCCATCTATTTAAAAGAGAACACATGTGAACAAAAAGGCTGCAGTAATGCAGTTCTACTCCTGCATATTTAACTGTGATCTTCATGCAGATCAATCCAAAGTCTCTTGAATGCATTTACTTGCAAAACTAATGTTTCCCTTCAAATGGGAAAATCCTTTATGTCCTCAGGTCTTCATGAAAAGATTTGCCTGCtgatgccaggaaaaaaaaaagaaattaagtttacAAGTCTTGCATCTCTTCATCCAATTGGACAGTCTGGAGCTTGGCAAGctcttttttgtctgtttccaGGTCTTCACAGACAGTCTCAACCATGCCCTCTAGGACATACTTGGATTTGGAGTCTAGCATCATTAAGTTGCTTGTTGCTTTGCTCTCAGAATTTGTTAAGAAATTCTCTTTTATGTTAGCTACTGATTGCATAACCAAATGATGTTCTCTGACAAAATCCTGGTGTACTGTAGGGGAGGGGTGACTCACCTGGGCTTCAGCTGTGGGAACTATTTCCCCAAGGGCAGCCTGGGTCATGGGTACTGATAATAGATCTTGACCAGTAATAAGGGAGCAGTTCTGAAGAGTTGCATAGTTAGTGTTGCTGACAGACGTCACAGTAGATTTGCTTGCCACAGGTGCAGACATTGGCTGGCTATCAGCAATGTCAGGGTTTAGCTCAGTGGGATTTAGTAGGGTAGGGGGAGTCAGGGAAAAATTGTGAGTTGGGGATACATTAACTAAGGAGGAGGACAGTGGGTGGAGGCCACTTCCCGAGATACTTTCAGAAGACAGGTTTGCATTTACTTGTGCATTCTGATTGACAGGCATCAACTGAGAAAACACCAGGCTCCTCTCCACGCCCTCCTGTTTAACAGATCCTATAGTCTGGCCTGAATTAGGAACAGTGTATACCACTGCACTGGGAGCAAGAGAGCTCAAGAAAACCTTTCCTTGCTGGACTGTGGTGGCCTCACTTGTAAATGTGCTCCCATCTGAAGTGCTTGAATTTACTGAAAtattacctaaaaaaaaaaaaaaataaagtacagattATCACTGATGGGGctgataaggaaacaaaaaagttacttttttacACACATGATTTTTCTCAGGTTCCGCAGAATCACCTTGAGCACTTAATACTACAGATTTCAAGGCTCTGCTCCTGAGAATCTATCTGACTCAGTAAGTCCCAGAACAGGTGTATTTTTAACTCCTTGAGTAATTCTGGTGATGAAGCGGGAGCGAGAACTACTGGCTTAGAaatcaaatgtgaaaaaaaaaaaatttgtttccaaGTTCTATTTTCAGTCAAGTTTCTGGTTCAGTATTACTGAGACTTGATATCTCTCAATTAGTTGATAGTTATTGCTCGCTCTGCCAGTTAGAACTAGAAAACACAAATGCGAAAGAGAATGCCTTTGTTCAGGGCAAGCTCAGTAACTGACATAAAATATAAACGGAAATGCAGAAAATACCACATAGATGAGTTACCCTGGGGCTTACAGTTAACCATATAAACCTGTACAGACAAGTTGCAAAGTTTCACCAAACTTACCATAATGTCAAGTCAACAAAACagtcaatagtttttttttttccttttgttgtgcTAGTTCTGAATTTTCAGTGTTGTAGTGACAAGAAGAGTTAATGATAATAaagaaatgtgctttttaaaatacagattaacaTAACGAGCTAGAGCTAATGCTTCTGTAAAAGGTTTGTATCTTTTGAGACTCTCATTATAATGTTCTACAGAGAccagaagtagaaaaagaaatataagtagAAAGCTGAGTTGTTCAAATCAGCTAACTCAGATAATGCAGACGAATtagaccccctccccccaactcacACCATCAAATAAAACCCTTTTCTTTCTGAGTCTTTTCCTAGGCACAGTGAAATAATGGCAATTATCTTGCCATTAAAGGAAAGGTGGACATGGGGGAGTTTTGTGACAGAATAATTCAAGTAGGATGTTTACCCTGATCTTGAATTAGATGTTCAGTAAACTCTTCATTATTTTGAGAAAACAGCCTAATGTTAAAGGTAATTCACCTAAAACATTTCCCTCCTTGAATTAATAGAATAATTGGGATGTTGCCACCTATATCCATAAATGTATGTCACAGGGCTGTTTATATGTCTTCCAAACATTTTTAAGCACCTTAAGTGCAAAGGAATggctttaaacaaacaaaaaatgaaaacactttatttgaacttaagaaaaacatttctacATATGTTTGAGCTCTTCTCTAACGTAAATCTTTGTTCCAGGTCAAACAAACTAAAAAGGCTTTACAATTCTTGTTGACTACTAAACTGTAGCAAAAGACATCTGAAATAGATGGTTActttgttgtgtgtatgtgtttgtcaaATTGTTTGCCAGTGTATTTGTGAACaaaatgattcattattttttgatagggatatatataacataataggTGTGACATTTTCCCAAACTGCtatggaatataaataaaataatatttctaaatgtgtagatattataaaatacatagatGAAGGGGGAAAAGCAGATGTGATCTAAAACTTGCTATTTAAGTATAGCTGCAATTGAATTATAAATTGAACAATCAtttcaaaatcagttttaaaaaaccCAGTTGAGAAATGATATACGTAcaaagtataattttataatgatgtttaaaaaaaatccttatttacTCAGATTATAAAGTGAGTAAAAGATGTAGAGATTCtgcttttctatataaatttcgACTATAGAAAGATAATCTACCTTGTCTAGCCATTTTTAAGAAAGGCTTGGTATCTGTTTTGAGAAAGGCTGAATCCCCAAATGCTTTACTAAGAACTGCAATACACAGTTCCTCTAAGGGAACGTTGTTTCCTGGGCCATCTGGTTAAACTTATGTCTTCAACTCACCCAGACAAGTCTAAGGATTGACAGCTCTGTCATTTGATCTTAGCTACTTTAACTGAAAATGCTGTTCTTATTCATATTAAATGTCCCATTTTAAGAATTAGCTATTAGTTTGTAATAATTTTCTATGGTAGCACATTTTTAGTTTATGTGTGAGAAGTattcctgcttctctcctcccccaatGTACATACCATGCTTTTTGCTCAAATTTGTTGTCTTTAAAATGTTACCTACTATTTGGAAATTtcctaaagagagaaaaagggttAGATCCACATTAAAGTATTGTAAACTAAGCACTTTGGCTTTCCCTGTGGTTTTCCTATTTTTGCCCTGTGTTGGATAGTGACTAAGCTTAATCCTTTCCATAGCCTGgaacaatgaagaaataaatagcatGCTGCAGGACTGTTGTGTGTTACTATACTACCATTTTAcctaaagagaaacaaatgaacagaatGGAATTTACTGCACAACAATTCTTCCATTAATGCCTCAAACAAACTGAAGTAGACTATAGTTGTGGAAACAAGAGTTGTGTataaattgagtttttttttttttcctttggataaaacCATTTTACAGGAAGCTGATCTTTAAGGCAAACAgttacttattttgttttggtaaaaATTTGGACTTTCAGATTTGCTTCCAGGAAGGCAAATATGCACTAACATCTCCCACTCCTGAATTCAAGCAGCTCTGCAACCTCCACTGCCATTCTAAccatttctgtttctatagagaAACAATGACACAGAGCCATCCAGATTTGCTTAAAGTCATTGAAGAACTGGCATATCAGCCTCAGGTTTCCCAAATTTCAGATCAGTGCTTCCTTTAGCAGATGCCTTAGTAAAGCCACCAACATATAAAATAAGGCTTACAGTTACctccataaataaacccacacatttagGGAGCAAGTATACATGCATAGCAACAGACAATCACATACTCCTCTGTtttccctttaggtctgttagtCTTACTTATAGGAGGAACATGAATCAAACTCAAATGATCCAGTCTCTTTGGCTCGCTCTTCTAAAACTCCTTTTGGTCAAATAAAAAATGCTTAGGTGAAGTCTACACATTCTTACCAACTGCTGGACTTATTTTGTGTTCTagcaatattattaatttttaatcttaaaatgtcAAGCAGTGGGTTATTTTGTAAGCACCGACTGACTTAGCATATTTCTATAATTGTAGAACTGGCAGGACTCTCTGCGAACTGTATTTTCCATTCAGttgttgggaaaataaaaatccacCCCCATGATGCCAGGGAACCAAGCAAGCTGGATATTACATGGATGTTGTGAAGAAACAGGAACAAATCAAGGCTATTCTGCAGCTGTGGCAGCCAGTAAGGTACCTGAACAGTAACAGCAATCTATAGCTCTCACCAAATGCATCATTTACAGCAGCTGGCTAAAACATTCACTGGTGCATTACGGTACCAAACCAGACTTTTACCTTGTGAAGCTGCCACTGAAACAGGAGGCAGCTGCAGTGGAGAGAATCCAATGCTCCCATTAAGGAACTGACTGCTTGCTCCAGAATTGGGGATCTGGACGATGCCATACTGGTTAATTTGCACTGGTGTGGTAAAAGTCACTACAGAACCTCCATCCTGGGAAGCCACTGTTTGAATACCTTCTCTTTTCACCTCAGTGCTGGGTATCAGCCCTGGGAATGACACAGGAGCACTGGGGCTGTAGGAGGTGGTGGCTGCTGAGTTAGCTGAAGAATTCTGGAGAACTTTGAATTCCTTCACATCCTGGGAGGTAGATCCCAGTATGTCAGTCATGGATATACCATTGCTCACAATGTTTGATGCCATTTTTGGTGGATTCAGTGACACTGTCTGTGTATTTCCCACACTTAATCCATTAAGGATAACTCCATTGGGTCCCTGAATGAAAGAATTACCATTAAGGAAGACAGGTGAAGTACTGGCAGGTACCAAACTTCCATTCAACAAAACTCCAGAAGAGCTTAATGATATTTTAGCATTTCCAATTTGTTGCATATATACTGGCTCCATGTGACTGGAAAGGCTGAGGTTGGTGACACCATCAGATGAACTGGAGAGTGGATGAGGAGACAAATCTTCATGACCCTTGCT encodes:
- the SIX4 gene encoding homeobox protein SIX4 isoform X1, producing the protein MSSSSPTGQIASAADIKQENGMESASEGQEAPREVAGGAAAGLSPPAPAPFPLEPGDAAATAARVSGEEGAVAAAAAAGAAADQVQLHSELLGRHHHAAAAAAAAAAAAAQTPLAFSPDHVACVCEALQQGGNLDRLARFLWSLPQSDLLRGNESLLKARALVAFHQGIYPELYSILESHSFESANHPLLQQLWYKARYTEAERARGRPLGAVDKYRLRRKFPLPRTIWDGEETVYCFKEKSRNALKELYKQNRYPSPAEKRHLAKITGLSLTQVSNWFKNRRQRDRNPSETQSKSESDGNPSTEDESSKGHEDLSPHPLSSSSDGVTNLSLSSHMEPVYMQQIGNAKISLSSSGVLLNGSLVPASTSPVFLNGNSFIQGPNGVILNGLSVGNTQTVSLNPPKMASNIVSNGISMTDILGSTSQDVKEFKVLQNSSANSAATTSYSPSAPVSFPGLIPSTEVKREGIQTVASQDGGSVVTFTTPVQINQYGIVQIPNSGASSQFLNGSIGFSPLQLPPVSVAASQGNISVNSSTSDGSTFTSEATTVQQGKVFLSSLAPSAVVYTVPNSGQTIGSVKQEGVERSLVFSQLMPVNQNAQVNANLSSESISGSGLHPLSSSLVNVSPTHNFSLTPPTLLNPTELNPDIADSQPMSAPVASKSTVTSVSNTNYATLQNCSLITGQDLLSVPMTQAALGEIVPTAEAQVSHPSPTVHQDFVREHHLVMQSVANIKENFLTNSESKATSNLMMLDSKSKYVLEGMVETVCEDLETDKKELAKLQTVQLDEEMQDL
- the SIX4 gene encoding homeobox protein SIX4 isoform X3, with the translated sequence MSSSSPTGQIASAADIKQENGMESASEGQEAPREVAGGAAAGLSPPAPAPFPLEPGDAAATAARVSGEEGAVAAAAAAGAAADQVQLHSELLGRHHHAAAAAAAAAAAAAQTPLAFSPDHVACVCEALQQGGNLDRLARFLWSLPQSDLLRGNESLLKARALVAFHQGIYPELYSILESHSFESANHPLLQQLWYKARYTEAERARGRPLGAVDKYRLRRKFPLPRTIWDGEETVYCFKEKSRNALKELYKQNRYPSPAEKRHLAKITGLSLTQVSNWFKNRRQRDRNPSETQSKSESDGNPSTEDESSKGHEDLSPHPLSSSSDGVTNLSLSSHMEPVYMQQIGNAKISLSSSGVLLNGSLVPASTSPVFLNGNISVNSSTSDGSTFTSEATTVQQGKVFLSSLAPSAVVYTVPNSGQTIGSVKQEGVERSLVFSQLMPVNQNAQVNANLSSESISGSGLHPLSSSLVNVSPTHNFSLTPPTLLNPTELNPDIADSQPMSAPVASKSTVTSVSNTNYATLQNCSLITGQDLLSVPMTQAALGEIVPTAEAQVSHPSPTVHQDFVREHHLVMQSVANIKENFLTNSESKATSNLMMLDSKSKYVLEGMVETVCEDLETDKKELAKLQTVQLDEEMQDL
- the SIX4 gene encoding homeobox protein SIX4 isoform X2 — its product is MIASAADIKQENGMESASEGQEAPREVAGGAAAGLSPPAPAPFPLEPGDAAATAARVSGEEGAVAAAAAAGAAADQVQLHSELLGRHHHAAAAAAAAAAAAAQTPLAFSPDHVACVCEALQQGGNLDRLARFLWSLPQSDLLRGNESLLKARALVAFHQGIYPELYSILESHSFESANHPLLQQLWYKARYTEAERARGRPLGAVDKYRLRRKFPLPRTIWDGEETVYCFKEKSRNALKELYKQNRYPSPAEKRHLAKITGLSLTQVSNWFKNRRQRDRNPSETQSKSESDGNPSTEDESSKGHEDLSPHPLSSSSDGVTNLSLSSHMEPVYMQQIGNAKISLSSSGVLLNGSLVPASTSPVFLNGNSFIQGPNGVILNGLSVGNTQTVSLNPPKMASNIVSNGISMTDILGSTSQDVKEFKVLQNSSANSAATTSYSPSAPVSFPGLIPSTEVKREGIQTVASQDGGSVVTFTTPVQINQYGIVQIPNSGASSQFLNGSIGFSPLQLPPVSVAASQGNISVNSSTSDGSTFTSEATTVQQGKVFLSSLAPSAVVYTVPNSGQTIGSVKQEGVERSLVFSQLMPVNQNAQVNANLSSESISGSGLHPLSSSLVNVSPTHNFSLTPPTLLNPTELNPDIADSQPMSAPVASKSTVTSVSNTNYATLQNCSLITGQDLLSVPMTQAALGEIVPTAEAQVSHPSPTVHQDFVREHHLVMQSVANIKENFLTNSESKATSNLMMLDSKSKYVLEGMVETVCEDLETDKKELAKLQTVQLDEEMQDL